CGGACCCACGAGAAGTACTTCGTGCCCGACCGCGATCGAAAGCTCCGCGTCGGCCACATGTCCCCGTCGTTCTTCCCCTGGCACCGCCGCTACCTCCTCGAATTCGAGCGGCAGTTGAGGGCCGTCGACCCGGGCGTGTCCGTTCCGTACTGGGACTGGACCACCGACACCAGCCCCGTGTCCTCCCTCTGGGCCGACGACTTCCTCGGCGGTACCGGGCGTGAGGGCGACCGGCGGGTGACGACCGGCCCCTTCGCCCACGCCAAGGGGAACTGGACGGTCACCGTCGGCATCACCGAGGCCGCCTACCTCACCCGCAACCTCGGGCGCCCGCAGAACCCGATCGCCCTGCCCACCCCCGCCGAACTCCGCTGGGCGATCGACGACCCCACCTACGACACCTCGCCCTGGGACTCCACGGCGAGCGCGGGCGGCTTCCGCAACAAGCTGGAGGGCTGGGCCGCCCCGAAGAGCGAACGCTGGCGCAACCACAACAAGGTCCACCAGTGGATCGGCGGCCACATGACCGGCGGCACGGCCCCCAACGACCCGGCGTTCTGGCTCCACCACGCCTTCGTGGACCTCATCTGGGACCGCTGGCAGCAGCGGCACCCGAACTCCGGCTACCTGCCCGCCGCCCCGCTCGCCCTGGGCGACCTCCAACGCGGCCGGGTGATCGCCCTCGACGAGCCGATGCCCCCGTGGGACGTCACCCCGCGCGAGATGCTCGGCCACCAGGGCCTGTACCGCTACGAATGACCGCCCGGCCCCACGGGGAAGGGCCCCCGCCACACGGCGGGGGCCCTTCGTCACTCGGCCGTCAGGGCAGGCGATCAGCCGCCGTAGCCCGCGGTGTGGTGCTGGGCGCCGCCACCCGACTGGTTGATGCAGGTGTTGCCGAACGCCGGGTTCAGCAGACCGATCACGTTGATCGTGTTGCCGCAGACGTTGACGGGGACGTGCACCGGGACCTGGACCAGGTTGCCCGACAGGACACCGGGGGAGCCGACAGCCGCACCGTGCGCTCCGGCATCGGCGACTGCCAGACCCGCACCGGCAGCGATGCTGCTACCAGCGACAGCGGTGATGGCGAATGCCTTCGCGATACGCGACATCAAGATCTCCTCGTGGGAAATGGGGGT
This region of Streptomyces sp. NBC_00513 genomic DNA includes:
- a CDS encoding tyrosinase family protein, whose product is MYTRQNQKNLTSAQKKRFTAAVLELKRNGTYDQFVRTHEKYFVPDRDRKLRVGHMSPSFFPWHRRYLLEFERQLRAVDPGVSVPYWDWTTDTSPVSSLWADDFLGGTGREGDRRVTTGPFAHAKGNWTVTVGITEAAYLTRNLGRPQNPIALPTPAELRWAIDDPTYDTSPWDSTASAGGFRNKLEGWAAPKSERWRNHNKVHQWIGGHMTGGTAPNDPAFWLHHAFVDLIWDRWQQRHPNSGYLPAAPLALGDLQRGRVIALDEPMPPWDVTPREMLGHQGLYRYE
- a CDS encoding chaplin; the encoded protein is MSRIAKAFAITAVAGSSIAAGAGLAVADAGAHGAAVGSPGVLSGNLVQVPVHVPVNVCGNTINVIGLLNPAFGNTCINQSGGGAQHHTAGYGG